The Polyangiaceae bacterium genomic interval CTACTACCAGAGCTCCCCCGCGGTGGATCCCAAGGGCCCGACCGTGGGCACTCGCTACGTGGGACGCGGCGGCGGCTTCAAGAGCAAGCCCGTGTGGCAGCGGACGTCGTCGCGAGACTGGTATGACACCTACGACCAGGGCAACGCGCTCGGGTTCCGCTGTGCACGCTGATGATTCACTTTCGGAGTGCTTCGGAGAGCCGCGCCCACAGATCGCGGCTGGATGCTGGCGACAGCCACAGCGCGCTCGAGACGTAGCCCATCGCGCCCGCGCCGATCTCCAACGCCAAGCCCAAGATGCCGCCGGCCAGCGCGCGCACGACGAACACGGCGACGACCATCGGAACGCAGGCCCCGAGGGCTGGAATCAACGTGCCCAGGGAGCGGCGCAAGCGCACGCCATCCACGCGCTCCACCACCAACAGCGCTGCTACCGCGTGGCCGCCGTAGGCGATGCCCACGGCGGCGCAGGCCCACAGCGTGTTCACGCGGCCGACGCTGGCGAGCAGCCCCAGGAGCGCCAGGAGCTTGCCGAGCTCGAGCCACATCAGGGCACGCGGGCGCTGCCGCGCCTGCAGGTAGGAGGCTATGGTCCAGCCCACGGGACGCGTGATGCTCAGGGCGGAGAGCAACACCAACATGGGAGCTATGGGCTGCCAACGCGCGTCGAACACCACGGCCACCAAGGTGGGCGCCACCGCGCCGAGCCCCACGGCCAAGGGGAACACGATCAGGCTCAACAGCGTGAGCGAGCGCAGCAGGGCCGGCGGTCGTCGCTGCTGAGGCAGGCGCGCGAACGAGGGCAGCAGCACGTCCCCGATCTGCTCGCCCACGTGAATGGCGGGCACGTCCGCGAGGTTGTAGGCGAGGTTGTACATGCCGGTGACCCCGGGGCCGTAGAAGCGCGACACGAGCAGGTTGTCCCAACGGCGCGCCGCGAAGGCGCTCAACGCCGCTACCGCGATGGGCACGCCAAAAGAAAAGAGCTCCCGTGTCTGTCGCAGGGTGAGGCGGCACGGCAAGAGCCAATCCCGGCGTTCGACGGCGACCAACGCCACGAC includes:
- a CDS encoding oligosaccharide flippase family protein, which codes for MSLVKQTVRGALWTITAGMGSRAIGLVGTLVLTHFIAPADYGEVAVAAVLVLTANQLSTVGLGQFIVSRPDAGRGAAFHATTYHVSLGALALALLYLAGGRLGPAFDAPTMARYLPGLLLAAGMDRVSFVPERILVRDLRFGTVSALRTGGDLAHTAVSVSLAVLGWGAAAIVAGNVARSAVRLVVALVAVERRDWLLPCRLTLRQTRELFSFGVPIAVAALSAFAARRWDNLLVSRFYGPGVTGMYNLAYNLADVPAIHVGEQIGDVLLPSFARLPQQRRPPALLRSLTLLSLIVFPLAVGLGAVAPTLVAVVFDARWQPIAPMLVLLSALSITRPVGWTIASYLQARQRPRALMWLELGKLLALLGLLASVGRVNTLWACAAVGIAYGGHAVAALLVVERVDGVRLRRSLGTLIPALGACVPMVVAVFVVRALAGGILGLALEIGAGAMGYVSSALWLSPASSRDLWARLSEALRK